The Staphylothermus marinus F1 genome has a segment encoding these proteins:
- a CDS encoding GTPase, whose amino-acid sequence MVKGFILAGWNDLRRIVSRADVVLEVVDAREPMSTRSRKLEKIVYELGRELIIVLNKSDLVPRTIVEEWARLLRSRGYNVVYIAATKHMGTRILRRRIKEVAPALPVIVAVTGYPKTGKSSIINALKGRHSASTSPIPGSPGYTHHAQLYRVEKNILMIDTPGVIPVEGSSLERILRGISPEQLDDPVPPAVELIRRIIKCSPNAFVRAYGISSRDPYVILEELAVKRGWYYKTTKEPLIEESARTIIRDYHKGKIPYYVKPHEYI is encoded by the coding sequence ATGGTTAAGGGATTCATACTAGCTGGCTGGAATGATCTGAGGAGAATAGTGTCTAGGGCAGATGTAGTATTAGAAGTTGTTGATGCTAGAGAACCAATGAGTACTCGGAGTAGGAAGTTAGAAAAAATAGTTTATGAGCTTGGAAGAGAATTGATAATTGTACTTAATAAAAGCGACTTAGTACCTAGAACTATTGTTGAAGAATGGGCTAGGTTATTGAGGAGTAGAGGATATAATGTAGTCTATATCGCAGCAACTAAACATATGGGTACAAGGATTCTTAGGAGAAGAATTAAAGAAGTTGCACCAGCATTACCCGTTATAGTAGCTGTTACCGGATATCCTAAAACAGGTAAATCTTCAATAATTAACGCGTTGAAAGGAAGACATTCAGCTTCCACAAGCCCAATACCCGGCAGTCCAGGCTATACTCATCATGCTCAATTATACCGTGTGGAGAAGAATATTTTAATGATAGATACCCCTGGAGTAATCCCTGTGGAGGGTTCTTCTCTTGAAAGAATATTGAGGGGTATAAGTCCTGAACAACTAGATGATCCAGTGCCCCCAGCAGTAGAGCTTATTCGTAGAATAATTAAGTGTTCACCCAACGCATTTGTTAGAGCATATGGTATATCTTCCAGAGACCCCTACGTTATTCTCGAGGAACTAGCAGTTAAACGCGGTTGGTACTATAAAACAACTAAAGAACCATTAATAGAGGAATCTGCTAGAACAATAATTAGAGATTACCATAAAGGAAAAATCCCATATTATGTTAAACCACACGAATATATTTAA
- a CDS encoding sugar phosphate nucleotidyltransferase, protein MTLKNLVLAAGKAKPELSVLIPPGKNKVLLRILGKPILYYPLTSIQRVNRGETILVYREGEEEVVETANSISLGTITPIKQVVGTSVREAILVAENKLRDTDYFFLVYGDIIVDPEAFNLLLSTHYREEPDATILIAPYDPEYAETYGLAIINEEGYVEKIISGEQAREADQTYIVGGIYILPTTILDYLEENNTLPEAINKLAMNGKVKTVLWNKLWIDIGYPTDILEATYQLLSELKHSKISNKAEIESTTIIKGPVIIEDNTYIDHYSVIKGPAYIGEKVFIGAHSFIREYSDAEYRVRIGSYNEIKKSNIQPYTLLDSKVTIVDSIIGENCTIGTNTTILNVLPEKEKPPRLRTHLVHPPTKIIRKMGAVIGYNTRIGASTTISPGKIIKQESIIKPKTLI, encoded by the coding sequence ATGACGTTGAAAAACCTCGTATTAGCAGCTGGAAAAGCTAAACCAGAACTCTCAGTCCTAATACCACCAGGTAAAAATAAGGTATTATTGAGGATCCTAGGTAAACCAATTCTCTATTATCCATTAACAAGTATTCAGAGAGTTAATCGTGGAGAAACAATTCTAGTATATAGGGAGGGGGAGGAAGAAGTTGTTGAAACAGCTAATAGTATTAGTTTAGGAACAATTACTCCGATTAAACAAGTTGTGGGCACAAGTGTTCGTGAAGCAATACTTGTTGCTGAGAACAAGCTTAGAGATACTGATTACTTCTTCTTAGTATACGGAGATATAATAGTTGATCCTGAAGCATTCAATTTATTATTATCAACACACTATAGGGAGGAACCAGATGCTACAATACTTATAGCACCATATGATCCAGAATATGCTGAAACATATGGTTTAGCAATAATAAACGAGGAAGGATACGTTGAAAAAATAATTAGTGGAGAACAAGCTAGAGAAGCTGATCAAACATATATTGTTGGAGGAATATATATACTGCCAACAACTATTCTAGACTACCTAGAAGAAAACAATACCTTACCAGAAGCAATAAACAAGCTAGCAATGAATGGTAAAGTAAAAACAGTTCTATGGAACAAGCTATGGATAGATATAGGATACCCAACAGATATACTGGAAGCAACATACCAGTTATTATCAGAACTAAAACATTCAAAAATAAGTAACAAAGCAGAAATAGAATCAACAACCATAATAAAAGGTCCAGTAATAATAGAAGATAATACATATATTGACCACTATTCAGTAATCAAAGGACCAGCATATATAGGAGAAAAAGTATTCATAGGAGCACATAGTTTCATAAGAGAATACAGCGATGCAGAATATAGGGTAAGAATAGGATCATATAATGAAATAAAGAAATCAAATATACAACCATATACATTATTAGACAGTAAAGTAACAATAGTAGATTCAATAATAGGAGAAAACTGTACAATAGGAACAAACACAACAATCCTAAACGTACTCCCAGAAAAAGAAAAACCACCAAGACTAAGAACACACCTAGTACATCCACCAACAAAAATAATTAGAAAAATGGGCGCAGTAATAGGATACAATACAAGAATAGGAGCATCAACAACAATATCACCAGGAAAAATAATAAAACAAGAATCAATAATAAAACCAAAAACCCTAATATAG
- a CDS encoding adenylate kinase family protein: MGRVVIIAGTPGTGKTTIARLLSKRINAVHVDVSRYVIDNKLYIDYDSMHLSYVIDEEKVVKKLLELVEKSDKIVIIDTHYPEILPPNIVEYVFVLRTNPIILEERLRKKGWPWRKIRENVMAEILSIVVSNAINRFGEDKVFEIDTSNKTPEKVVEEIIGIIKGYIKPFKQRIDWLSLLKPEDIMRYEKSGEE; encoded by the coding sequence ATGGGGAGAGTAGTTATTATAGCTGGCACTCCGGGGACTGGTAAGACGACAATTGCTAGATTATTATCGAAGAGAATAAATGCTGTACATGTAGATGTTAGCAGATATGTTATAGACAATAAGTTATATATAGACTATGATTCTATGCATCTAAGCTATGTTATTGATGAAGAAAAAGTTGTCAAGAAATTACTGGAACTAGTTGAGAAGAGCGATAAAATAGTTATTATAGATACACATTATCCCGAGATCTTACCTCCTAATATTGTAGAATATGTTTTCGTTTTGAGAACAAATCCTATTATATTAGAGGAAAGGTTGAGGAAGAAGGGCTGGCCTTGGAGAAAGATTAGAGAAAACGTTATGGCTGAAATATTATCTATCGTGGTATCTAACGCTATAAACAGGTTTGGCGAGGACAAGGTATTCGAAATAGATACTTCTAATAAAACACCTGAGAAAGTTGTTGAGGAAATAATAGGTATTATTAAAGGATATATTAAGCCGTTTAAACAGAGAATCGATTGGTTATCCCTGCTAAAACCAGAGGATATAATGAGGTATGAGAAAAGCGGTGAAGAATAG
- a CDS encoding phosphoadenosine phosphosulfate reductase family protein, whose amino-acid sequence MYWMYNVVVKDPSIEDYVRKTLNKYYGKWINLSRKQKNNSYNIVVSTGEKTSIQLTDPITVHIQLDHKLIGQQFKLAKIIETGRAFLRNHIVWNNTYKLGLKGEMLEQYEIKPAYDVWLALGKDYHKLLLSTGLNPPINALINKRFAGEHYVYDGPYLHGKIIVPDKGYMLKSIKYKDKVYESIDLDEILKKNNDTLLMNLFVARRFLDSLGKPDIVLVSFSGGKDSLVVLHMAKMHYGEDMVRGIYVDTGVDFPHTRKYVEEISTMLGLEIDIVRADVDILLPKKGLPTKNNRWCTLRKTHAFKKRLKWYKKRFDRILVLVGDRDSESVLRARKPPVRKREGYLEAAPIKQWSTFLVQLYHLKYDLPLNPLYLKGFYRLGCYICPALTALEKHVMFNYMFRELKDLYWFKEFWRRNQ is encoded by the coding sequence ATGTATTGGATGTATAATGTAGTAGTAAAGGATCCTAGTATAGAGGATTATGTAAGAAAAACTCTGAACAAATATTATGGTAAATGGATTAATCTATCGAGAAAACAAAAGAATAACTCATATAATATAGTGGTTTCAACCGGGGAGAAAACCTCTATCCAGCTCACCGACCCAATAACAGTACATATACAGCTCGATCACAAACTTATAGGTCAACAGTTTAAATTAGCTAAAATTATAGAAACAGGTAGAGCTTTTCTTAGAAACCATATAGTATGGAACAACACATACAAGCTTGGCTTAAAAGGTGAAATGCTTGAACAATACGAGATAAAGCCTGCATATGATGTTTGGCTTGCTTTAGGCAAGGATTATCACAAATTACTTTTAAGTACTGGTTTAAACCCGCCGATCAATGCTTTGATCAATAAGAGATTCGCTGGAGAACACTATGTATATGATGGACCATATCTTCACGGTAAAATAATTGTGCCCGATAAAGGCTATATGCTGAAGAGTATAAAGTATAAAGATAAAGTATATGAGTCAATAGATCTAGATGAAATATTGAAAAAGAACAATGATACATTATTAATGAACTTATTTGTCGCCCGCAGATTTCTCGATAGTCTTGGTAAACCAGATATTGTTCTAGTAAGTTTTAGTGGTGGAAAGGATAGTTTAGTAGTTCTACACATGGCTAAAATGCATTATGGAGAAGATATGGTTAGAGGCATATATGTTGATACAGGTGTTGATTTTCCCCATACTAGGAAATATGTTGAAGAAATAAGTACAATGCTTGGTTTAGAAATAGATATTGTGAGAGCTGATGTAGATATATTATTGCCTAAGAAGGGATTACCTACAAAAAATAATCGATGGTGCACATTAAGAAAAACTCATGCTTTCAAAAAGAGGCTTAAATGGTATAAGAAAAGATTTGATCGAATTCTCGTACTCGTAGGTGATAGAGATAGCGAATCTGTATTAAGAGCTAGAAAACCTCCTGTTCGTAAAAGAGAAGGATATCTAGAAGCAGCACCTATTAAGCAGTGGAGCACATTCCTTGTTCAACTATATCATTTAAAATATGATCTACCACTGAATCCTTTATATTTAAAAGGATTCTATAGGCTCGGATGTTATATATGTCCAGCACTAACTGCTCTAGAAAAACATGTAATGTTTAATTACATGTTTAGAGAACTCAAAGATCTTTATTGGTTTAAAGAGTTTTGGAGAAGAAATCAGTAA
- a CDS encoding HesA/MoeB/ThiF family protein — protein sequence MLSEKEIDRYSRQLPIIGLEGQQKLKKSTVVIVGVGGLGSAASYYLAASGIGKLILIDNGLVEESNLQRQILYTVNDIGKPKVEVAAERLRLLNPYIEIIPVNEFFDENVAMKYFRVADVVVDALDNWEGRLVIDKIAHKLGKPFIHAGVHGFYGQLTVIIPKKTPCLKCIFPKKPSYTVSPLPIIPTTPGVLGVLEANEALKILLGKGEIFANKLLVYDGLTGMFEVLKLSMSPDCPVCTEYYEK from the coding sequence ATGTTATCTGAGAAAGAAATTGATAGGTATAGTAGACAATTACCTATTATAGGATTGGAAGGGCAACAAAAACTTAAGAAATCAACAGTTGTTATCGTAGGTGTGGGGGGACTAGGATCGGCTGCATCATATTATTTAGCAGCATCCGGTATTGGGAAACTTATACTTATCGATAACGGCTTGGTAGAGGAAAGTAATTTACAGAGACAAATACTTTATACTGTCAATGATATTGGGAAACCAAAGGTTGAGGTAGCTGCTGAAAGGCTTAGATTACTTAATCCATACATAGAAATAATACCTGTTAATGAGTTCTTCGATGAAAACGTTGCTATGAAATATTTTAGAGTTGCAGATGTAGTTGTTGATGCTCTAGATAATTGGGAGGGTAGGCTGGTTATTGATAAAATTGCTCATAAACTTGGCAAACCATTTATCCATGCTGGAGTACATGGTTTCTATGGTCAATTAACAGTTATTATTCCTAAAAAGACTCCTTGTCTAAAATGTATATTTCCCAAAAAACCCTCATATACTGTATCTCCTCTACCAATAATTCCAACCACACCAGGAGTATTAGGTGTTCTCGAGGCTAATGAAGCATTAAAGATTCTTCTTGGGAAAGGAGAAATATTTGCTAATAAGCTACTAGTATATGATGGATTAACGGGGATGTTTGAAGTATTAAAGCTTAGCATGTCTCCAGATTGCCCTGTATGCACTGAATACTATGAAAAATAA
- a CDS encoding mechanosensitive ion channel family protein — MDGFNVTGLVEMFENIDWLKVLIAMIIFVAGVLAASIFRILFYKLFIRFLPEPTSRNVARAIYYSTVFVAGVLALGYLGIDLTAFIVAGGIIGIVLGFALQNITANLFSGLFLYWEKPFKIGDLVRISDIEGWVTDITIMSTRILGFDGVKIRIPNQTVYQSLIRNYYATRVRRIDFVVGIAYKEDAEKAYKVIEKVIDEHPLVLVNPPPDIYVYELGNSSVNILVRVWVPSRWDLTYKVIKDLLWKIKKSISEAGIEIPFIQNDVWFRIPLKIRLEESKET, encoded by the coding sequence ATGGATGGTTTTAACGTAACTGGTCTAGTTGAAATGTTCGAGAATATTGATTGGTTAAAAGTATTGATAGCAATGATAATATTTGTAGCAGGAGTTCTAGCGGCGTCGATATTTAGAATACTATTCTATAAATTATTCATAAGATTCCTACCAGAGCCTACCAGTAGGAATGTTGCACGTGCAATATACTATTCTACTGTATTCGTAGCTGGAGTTCTAGCATTAGGTTATCTAGGAATAGATTTAACAGCATTTATTGTAGCAGGTGGAATTATTGGTATAGTTCTGGGTTTCGCTCTTCAAAACATTACAGCTAACTTGTTCTCAGGTCTTTTCTTGTACTGGGAAAAACCATTCAAAATAGGCGATTTAGTCCGTATAAGCGATATTGAGGGGTGGGTTACAGATATAACGATTATGTCTACACGTATATTAGGATTTGATGGAGTTAAAATAAGAATTCCGAATCAAACAGTTTATCAATCACTTATTAGAAACTATTATGCTACTAGGGTTAGGAGAATAGATTTCGTTGTAGGCATAGCATATAAGGAAGATGCTGAAAAAGCCTATAAGGTTATTGAGAAAGTAATAGATGAACATCCACTAGTACTCGTTAATCCTCCTCCAGACATATATGTTTATGAGCTGGGAAATAGCAGTGTAAACATATTAGTGCGAGTATGGGTTCCATCGAGATGGGATCTAACCTACAAAGTCATAAAGGATCTGCTGTGGAAAATTAAGAAATCAATAAGTGAAGCAGGAATAGAAATACCCTTTATACAGAATGATGTATGGTTCCGTATACCATTAAAAATAAGGCTAGAGGAGTCTAAGGAAACCTAA
- a CDS encoding DUF432 domain-containing protein — MSGFGVIEDKVSINNHVIVVEKEGEIAHYYRYVNGEVRVSKTIVKPVRFELVPFYPVMLPIRFTNYILVELSRNILVPSKGEVTIYVKIPVNLAVYAYGRHRRFKIIDVFSINKIKYTLYGIPDRGIVARYWRSPPNVDLPEPMMGEAIALVNIRNR; from the coding sequence ATGTCTGGTTTCGGCGTAATTGAAGATAAGGTATCAATAAATAATCATGTGATCGTTGTTGAGAAAGAGGGTGAAATAGCTCATTACTATAGATATGTTAATGGTGAAGTAAGGGTTTCTAAAACAATTGTTAAGCCTGTACGTTTCGAACTTGTGCCTTTCTATCCAGTAATGTTGCCTATAAGATTTACCAATTATATACTAGTCGAACTGTCTAGGAATATTCTTGTTCCGAGCAAGGGCGAAGTAACTATTTACGTCAAGATCCCGGTTAACTTGGCAGTTTATGCTTATGGTCGTCATCGTAGATTTAAAATTATAGATGTCTTTTCCATAAATAAGATCAAGTATACATTGTATGGTATTCCAGATAGAGGGATTGTTGCAAGATATTGGAGATCTCCTCCTAATGTAGATCTTCCGGAGCCCATGATGGGTGAAGCAATTGCTCTAGTAAATATTAGGAATAGATAG
- a CDS encoding MoaD/ThiS family protein, translating to MIKITVLPDRKTFIVDKKNIKAKDLLDLLDIDDPDSVALVINDRLIDLDKEGENMIREGDKVLIIRQATGG from the coding sequence GTGATCAAAATTACTGTTTTACCTGATAGAAAAACCTTTATTGTAGATAAGAAAAATATTAAGGCAAAGGATCTACTGGATCTGCTGGACATAGATGATCCTGACTCTGTAGCCCTAGTTATAAATGATCGGTTAATTGATTTAGACAAAGAAGGGGAAAACATGATAAGAGAAGGAGACAAGGTATTAATAATAAGACAAGCTACTGGTGGATAA
- the glmS gene encoding glutamine--fructose-6-phosphate transaminase (isomerizing), which produces MCGIIGVVALLGKTPYSPGVMVYRGLLRLEYRGYDSAGVASVVGGCVRVLKGKGRIADLERRIGLSSIEGLTVIGHTRWATHGTPSDNNAHPHIDCSGRIAVVHNGIIQNFRELKKMLIDKGHVFRSDTDTEVFPHLVEELYKNTNDLFKAFRKAVEMIDGSYALIMISSIEPDKIFFAKKDSPLIIGLGDGFNILASDIPALLEYTRRIITVRDGWLGYVTPTSIYVEDIRGGVVDWRKYVRVVEWSLEDATRGGYAHFMLKEIHEQPRALKDTYYGILHDIAVDETVKLMLDADKIYVTAAGTSFHASYYFSLLMNTLGKRLVTPFIASEYESYYLTASDRDLLIVVSQSGETMDALKALRAFKDRGVRVVAVSNVVDSAIPRESNIAIYTRAGPEIGVAATKTFTTQSLVLSWLAIAYAEASGSLRKSEADKLREWLGKSGEVVGKVISRSEPVAKRLAEWFRSIGNAYYLSRSIGVPVAMEGALKLKEIAYIHAEAYPAGESKHGPIALVEEEFPVVFTIPNREDLEKLLLGNIQEMKARGAVIIGVASENTSLSDQLDYQFKIPDTHWILTPITHIPPQQLLAYYTAVSKGYDPDKPRNLAKTVTVE; this is translated from the coding sequence TTGTGCGGTATAATTGGGGTTGTTGCTTTACTTGGTAAGACTCCTTATAGTCCTGGTGTTATGGTTTATCGTGGTTTGTTAAGGCTTGAGTATAGAGGTTATGATTCTGCTGGTGTTGCTTCTGTTGTTGGTGGGTGTGTAAGGGTTTTGAAGGGGAAGGGTAGAATTGCTGATCTTGAGCGTAGAATTGGTTTATCGAGTATTGAGGGTTTAACTGTTATTGGCCATACTAGATGGGCTACTCACGGTACTCCTAGTGATAATAATGCTCATCCACATATTGATTGTTCTGGAAGAATAGCTGTTGTTCATAATGGTATTATTCAGAATTTTAGAGAATTAAAGAAAATGTTGATTGATAAGGGACATGTTTTTAGAAGTGATACTGATACAGAGGTTTTTCCTCATCTTGTAGAGGAACTATATAAGAATACAAATGACCTCTTTAAAGCTTTTAGGAAAGCTGTTGAAATGATTGATGGAAGCTATGCATTAATAATGATCTCTAGTATTGAGCCTGATAAGATATTTTTTGCTAAGAAAGATAGTCCATTAATTATTGGATTGGGTGATGGATTCAATATTTTAGCTAGTGATATTCCTGCTTTACTAGAGTATACTAGGAGAATTATTACTGTTAGAGATGGGTGGTTAGGATATGTTACACCTACAAGTATTTATGTAGAGGATATTAGGGGTGGTGTGGTTGATTGGAGGAAATATGTTAGAGTTGTTGAGTGGAGTCTTGAAGACGCTACCCGTGGTGGTTATGCTCATTTCATGCTTAAAGAAATCCATGAGCAACCTCGTGCATTGAAGGATACATATTATGGTATACTACATGATATTGCTGTTGATGAAACTGTTAAGTTAATGCTTGATGCGGATAAGATATATGTTACAGCTGCTGGTACGAGTTTTCATGCATCATATTATTTTTCATTATTAATGAATACTTTGGGTAAGAGATTAGTTACACCATTTATTGCTAGCGAGTATGAATCCTATTATTTAACTGCTAGTGATAGAGACTTATTAATTGTTGTTAGTCAAAGCGGGGAAACAATGGATGCTTTAAAAGCTTTGAGAGCTTTTAAGGATAGAGGTGTTAGAGTAGTAGCTGTTAGTAATGTTGTTGATTCAGCTATTCCTCGTGAAAGCAATATAGCAATCTATACTAGAGCCGGTCCAGAGATAGGTGTTGCTGCAACTAAAACATTTACTACTCAATCACTTGTATTGTCTTGGCTAGCAATAGCTTATGCTGAAGCATCTGGTTCTCTTAGAAAATCTGAGGCTGACAAGCTTCGTGAATGGCTTGGTAAGAGTGGGGAGGTTGTTGGTAAAGTAATTTCTCGTTCAGAACCTGTTGCTAAAAGATTGGCTGAATGGTTTAGAAGTATTGGTAATGCTTATTATTTAAGCAGATCTATCGGTGTACCAGTAGCTATGGAAGGAGCTTTAAAGCTTAAAGAAATAGCTTATATTCATGCAGAAGCTTATCCTGCAGGAGAATCTAAGCATGGCCCAATAGCTTTGGTTGAAGAAGAATTCCCGGTTGTTTTCACAATTCCTAATAGAGAAGATTTAGAGAAGTTATTGCTTGGAAATATTCAGGAAATGAAAGCTCGTGGAGCAGTTATTATTGGTGTAGCATCTGAGAATACTAGTTTAAGCGACCAGTTAGATTACCAGTTTAAAATACCTGATACACACTGGATACTAACACCAATAACACATATACCACCACAACAATTACTAGCATACTATACAGCGGTTAGTAAAGGATACGACCCCGATAAACCCAGAAACCTAGCAAAAACAGTTACAGTGGAATAA
- a CDS encoding MoaD/ThiS family protein, with protein MTIKVRVVFLARAGDVVGKHFHDFILDDNATLNDLIEAIGKELSPRFYRGVKNGRLVFAIFVNGKPVDEPNYKLKDNDRVVFTTPEMGG; from the coding sequence ATGACAATAAAGGTTAGAGTCGTTTTCCTAGCACGAGCGGGAGATGTTGTAGGTAAGCATTTTCATGACTTCATATTAGATGATAATGCTACATTAAATGATTTAATAGAAGCTATAGGGAAAGAACTAAGTCCGAGATTTTATAGAGGAGTTAAAAATGGTAGACTTGTTTTCGCCATCTTTGTTAATGGGAAACCCGTTGATGAACCTAATTATAAACTCAAAGATAATGATAGAGTAGTTTTTACAACACCTGAAATGGGCGGTTAG
- a CDS encoding DUF1152 domain-containing protein translates to MLSMFSRNDKVLVIGIGGGGDIVSAAVIAYMLRKLGVKTYIGSIVWERFVYDPVPGPIHLDEIRKIKLVDKYAGIINQESYAVRHGRKIVFQAVNVSKALNEEVFVFDLWSGVQGYVEGVSRVDEKYGIDKIVGVDVGGDVLAEGYEDNLWSPLADSMGLAMLNHFKNSYLIVHSPGSDGELSQEYVLQRLSMIASMKGYYGAMGLEQSDIIVLEKILKYAKSEASRAALIAFQGFQGDMPIRKNTRSIKINLINTLMFMTDPRITYGLSKPAQLVNNTYSLEEANNKLNNAGIYTEYNLEKDIQTLNVDPLELSGEEILNIRRKGIRRLRMMNDQSTEE, encoded by the coding sequence ATGTTGAGCATGTTTTCAAGAAACGATAAAGTATTAGTTATCGGTATAGGTGGTGGAGGAGATATAGTATCCGCGGCTGTAATAGCTTATATGTTGAGAAAACTAGGCGTTAAAACATATATTGGCAGTATTGTATGGGAGAGATTCGTATACGATCCTGTTCCTGGACCCATCCACTTAGATGAGATAAGAAAAATTAAACTTGTAGATAAGTATGCGGGAATAATTAATCAGGAATCATATGCTGTACGTCATGGTAGGAAAATTGTTTTCCAAGCAGTAAATGTTTCTAAAGCACTTAACGAAGAAGTATTTGTTTTTGATCTATGGAGCGGTGTCCAGGGATACGTGGAGGGAGTTAGTAGAGTAGATGAAAAATATGGTATAGACAAGATTGTAGGAGTAGATGTTGGAGGGGATGTTCTTGCAGAAGGATATGAAGACAACTTGTGGAGCCCCCTAGCAGACTCTATGGGTTTAGCAATGCTTAACCATTTCAAAAACTCCTATCTAATAGTACATTCGCCAGGTAGTGATGGAGAATTAAGCCAAGAATATGTGTTGCAGAGGCTCAGCATGATTGCTTCAATGAAAGGCTACTATGGAGCCATGGGTCTTGAGCAAAGCGATATAATAGTTTTAGAGAAAATCCTCAAATACGCTAAAAGCGAAGCCAGCAGAGCCGCATTAATAGCCTTCCAAGGTTTCCAAGGAGACATGCCGATAAGGAAAAATACTAGGTCTATAAAAATTAATCTTATCAATACATTAATGTTCATGACTGACCCCAGAATAACTTATGGTTTATCTAAGCCTGCACAATTAGTTAATAATACTTATTCTCTAGAAGAAGCTAATAATAAACTGAATAATGCAGGTATTTATACAGAGTATAATTTAGAAAAAGACATTCAAACTCTAAATGTTGATCCTCTAGAACTCTCAGGAGAAGAAATATTAAATATTAGGAGAAAAGGGATAAGAAGACTTAGAATGATGAACGACCAATCTACCGAGGAATAG